The genomic DNA GCTGGCCGCCGAGGAAGAGCAGCTCCGTAATAAGTTAGAGGCTGCGCTGGCGCAGTCTGTTGACTGACTTACCGCGAAGTGTCAATTTGGATGATCTACACTTACCAGCTCTATCTCAAAAAGCCACGGCCAAAGTTTCCCGGTGACGAACAACCGGTCACCGGCGGCGTCATAGGCAATACCGTTCAATATGTCTACGGGATTATTACCCTTTAATTCAGCTGTGAGCAGTCCGGTCAGGTCAATCCAGCCGGTAACGCGTCCGTCGGTCGGGTCTATGACGGCAATCCTGTCGGTCTGCCAGACGTTGGCATAAATCCGGCCGTTGACGTATTCCAGTTCATTCAACTGCGCAACCGGTGTTTCAGCATCGTGTACTGAAACGCTGCCGGTGATGGTAAATGTCTTCGGGTCCAGAAAATATAAGGTGGCGGTACCGTCGCTCATAATCAGCCGGCTGCCGTCATGAGTCAGCCCCCAACCTTCGGTGACATAACTGAAACTTTGCGTTACTTCAAAATTGTCCCGCTGGTAGACAAAGCCGGTGTTTGATTGCCAGGTCAGTTGTATGAGCGAATCCTGCCATAAAGCCAACCCTTCACTGAAGTAACCTGGGGCCAGTGTTAATGTCTGCGTGACCTGCCCGGTAACCAAGTCAACTTTGCGGAGTGAAGAATGGCCGAATAACCCGGTGCTCTCGTATAATATGCCATTGTCATAAACCAACCCCTGGGTGAAAGCTCCGGGATCATGAGGGTAGGTGTTGATGACCCGATAGGTGTAGTTGACGACTGAAGGCTGGTTGATACCAGGCGGGGTATTCGGAGCGCAGGCCGCCGGTGTGGTGACGATGACGGCCGCCAACAGTAATTGCAGCAACCATTTTATTGAACGGCGGGGTGTCGGCGGGGGCATATATTGCTTTCAGGTTCAAAAATATTCATCTAATCATACTCCCGCGGAACGGGAGCCGTAAATCAGACCTATACAGCAACTTGACCTATATCATGTTTGTTCCGGGCATTTTAGAATTATACTGGCTAAGTCGCGTTCCATGGGGACGTGAAAAAATTATAAAGGGAGTTTTTCTATTGAGCGACATGTTTTGTTTTCAGTGCGAGCAGGCAGTGGGCGGCAAGGGCTGCACCAAAGTGGGTGCCTGCGGTAAATCCGCAACTACTGCCGGCAAGCAGGATGAACTGACGGCGGCATTGGTTGACCTGGCGCTGGCGGTTGGGGATAAGACGCCTGAGGTGAGTACTGACAGTCTGGTTATGCGCGGACTGTTTGCCACGGTAACCAATGTTAATTTTGATGATTCGCGGCTGGATGAGCTTCTGGCTCAGGTGCGGGCTGAAACCCGCCGGCTGGGCGGCGGGCAAGATTTTGACGCGGCAGGATTGTGGCAGGGTGATGCCGACATCGTTTCGCTGCGTTCCACGCTGCTGTTTGGGCTGCGGGGTATGGCGGCTTATGCCTGGCATGCCTTTGTGCTGGGGAAAACAGATGCGGCGGTGACGGCGTGGCTGTATAAAGGACTGCGGGAAATGGCGGCGGAGCATACGGTTGCCGAGTGGCTGGGCCTGCTGATGGAATTCGGTCTGGTGAACCTGAAGTGTATGGAACTGCTGGATGGGGCCAATACCGGCGCCTTCGGTCACCCGGTACCGACCAAAGTCAGCACCGTTATTGAACCGGGCCCGTTCATCATTATCAGCGGTCACGACCTTTTGGACTTGAAAGAACTGCTGGAGCAGACTGAGGGCCGGGGAGTAAATGTCTATACCCACGGTGAAATGCTGCCGGCTCACGCCTATCCGGGATTAAAGAAGTACAGTAATCTAAAGGGCAATTTTGGTACCGCCTGGCAGAATCAACAGAAGGAATTTGACGCAGTTCCCGGTGCGGTGGTGTTCAATACCAACTGTCTGATGCCGCCGAAGCCGTCTTACGCGGATCGGGTGTTTACCTCTGCCGTGGTGGCCTATCCCGGACTGGTTCATTTGCCGGCAACCGACGGTCGGATTGACTATACGCCGGCGATTGAAAAAGCGCTGGCGCTGGGCGGTTATCAGGAATCCTGTGAACTGACCGGAATCAACGGCGGTAAGGAACTAACCACTGGTTTCGGCCGGGACGCGGTCATGGGCGTAGCCGGTGCCGTCATTGATGCAGTGAAAAGCGGTGCCGTTAAGCATTTCCTGCTGGTGGGCGGTTGTGATGGTGCCCGTCCCGGACGTAATTACTACACTGAACTGGTGGAAAAGTCTCCGGCGGACACGGTCATTCTGACGCTGGCCTGCGGCAAATATCGCTTCAACGACCTTGATTTGGGCACCGTGGGCGGGCTGCCGCGGCTGCTGGATATCGGGCAGTGCAACGACGCTTATTCAGCCATTAAGATTGCCCTGGCTCTGGCGGACGCCTTTGAGTGCGGCGTGAATGACCTGCCCCTGTCGCTGGTGCTGTCATGGTACGAACAGAAGGCGGTTTGTATTCTATTGACGCTGCTGGCGCTGGGCATCAAGAACATCCGCATCGGGCCGACCCTGCCGGCTTTCATTTCCCCCAATGTACTGGGAGTGTTGGTGGAGCAGTTCGGGCTGACCCCGGTGGGTACGCCTGAGGCTGATCTGGCAGCGATACTGGCAAAATAATAATTATTTGGTTAGAAACATGACAGGGAAGCGGGCACCCCACTGGGGTGCCCGCTTGGCCGTTAGTATTAATCAGTAAAACAGGTTATTCCGTGCCGGGTGGCTGCGGTTTTTCCGGCCGGAGCAACAGGACAGAAGCCTCCACCGTGCGCAGTATCCGGTCGGCAGTGCTACCCATGAGGTAGCGACCGATGCCGGTGCGGGCGTGGCAGGCCATGACAATCATGGCGGCACAGGTATCTGTGGTGTAAGCGGCTATTTCTTCCTCCGGCTTACCGGCGCGTACCTGATGGTTGACGGTAACGCCGGCGGCTTCCAGTGTGGCCCCGGATTGCTTCAGGTAAGCGGCGGCCTGTTCAAAATAAAGTTCCGCTTTATCGCCGGCTTTACACCAGGCAGGGTCAACCACGTTCTCCAGGAATGTCTGGCTGGGTTCGTCAGTGGTGGCGACGCGGCGCTCCGGGGCGACATGAACCAGATTGACGGTCATGCCCTGACCGGACATTTTGGCTGCCATATCCTCAACCACCCGTAAGGCGGATTCCGCCATGGCCGAACCGTCCAGCGGGACAACGATATTGCGGCAGATCTGACTTGGGGTTTTGGCGGCCTCACCATCCGGCCTGACCAGGAGTACCGGCATACCACAGCCATGGACGATGGCATCAGCCACACTGGATAAGGCCACCCGGCGCAAGCCCGAATAACCGTGAGTGGCCATTATGATGATGGAAGCGCCATGAGCGGCGGCGGCACCGATGATTTCTGAGGTAGGGTGCCCCAAGTCTTTGCTCGGAGTATCTTCCTCAATCAGGTCTTCTTCCTCAATTTCCGGCACCAGTAACGGCGTGACCGTCACATCCGGTCCGCCGCCGTCCAGTATGCGTGTTTGGAGATCGGCAGCGCGGGAGTTCAGGTAGCAACGGAAGAGGTTTTCATACTGGTCGGCGCCGGATTCCAGGACACTGACAAGGATAACCTGTGAACCCATGCGGCCGGCCATTTCCTCGGCACAAGGCAGGGCGACCTCGGCCAGTGTTGAACCGTCCAGCGGTACCAGTATTCTTCTGAACATGGCCTTACCCTCCTTTACCCATTATTGACTAAATACCCATATATAATAATAGCACGGCGGTAAAGATCTCCTGGCAATCAGCTGCAAGGAGTAAAGGTTTTTGGCGGTGTTTTGATAGAAGAAGGGAGGGGCAACGTACCCCTCCCTTCTTTTGGAATCACTTAAGCGTGATTAGACCTCGCGGAATTCACCCTCTACGGTGCCGTCGTCTTTGGGCGTTTCCCCGCCCTCAGCGGGTCCCTCGGCACCTTCAGCCCCAGGCTGCTGCTGCTGGGCCTGCTGACTGTAGACCGCGTTACCCATTTTCTGCATTGACTGATTGAGTTCCTCAATGGCGGCTTTGAGCGCCGGGGTGTCGGAGCCCTGAAGCGCCTGTTTTACGGCCTCAATCTTGCCGGTAACCTCGGTGGCTAACTCTTCCGGTACCTTGTCTTTGTTATCATTAAGCATTTTCTCGGACTGGTAGGCCAGGGTATCACCCTGGTTCTTGGCTTCAGCCAGTTCCTTGCGGGCGGTATCTTCGGCGGCGTGGGCCTCGGCGTCCTTTTGCATCTTCGCCACTTCTTCCTTGGACAAGCCGGAGGAGGAGGTGATGGTAATCTTCTGTTCTTTGCCGGTGCCCTTGTCCTGAGCGCGGACGGAGAGAATACCGTTGGCATCAATATCAAAGGTAACTTCAACCTGCGGCAGGCCGCGGGGGGCCGGCAGAATGCCGTCCAGCATGAAGCGGCCCAGGGTGCGGTTATCGGCAGCCATCGGGCGCTCACCCTGCAGGACATGAATCTCAACGCTGGGCTGGTTGTCCGCGGCTGTGGAGAAGACCTGACTTTTGCTGGTCGGGATGGTGGTGTTGCGCGGAATCAGGGGCGTAGCCACACCGCCCAGGGTCTCAATACCCAATGTCAGCGGGGACACATCCAATAGAAGTACATCAGAAACATCACCCTTGATAACGCCGGCCTGGATAGCGGCGCCGATAGCGACGACTTCATCCGGGTTAACGCTCATATTGGGTTCCTTGCCGAAGAACTCCTTAACCTTGGCGCGTACCAGCGGCATACGGGTCTGTCCGCCGACCAGAATGACCTCATCAATCTGGGCCGCTGTCTTGCCGGCGTCGGTCAGCGCCTGGCGGGAGGGGCCGATGGTCTTTTCCACCAGGTCGGCTACCAACTGCTCCAGCTTGGAACGGGTCAGAGTGATATTCAGATGCTTGGGGCCGGAAGCATCTGCGGTGATAAAGGGCAGATTGACCTCGGTCTGCTGGACAGAGGAAAGCTCAACCTTGGATTTTTCTGCAGCTTCCTTGAGGCGCTGCATGGCTGTCTTATCCTTGGACAGGTCAATGCCCTGGTCTTTCTTGTATTCGGCTACCAGCCAGTCAATGATTTTCTGATCAAAGTCATCGCCGCCCAGGTGGGTGTCGCCGTTAGTGGATTTTACCTGGAAAGTGCCGTCACCCAGTTCCAGAATGGAGATGTCAAAGGTACCGCCACCCAGATCATAGACCGCGACTGTTTCCTCCTTTTTCTTGTCCAGACCGTAGGCCAGAGCGGCGGCGGTGGGTTCATTGACGATACGCAGGACGTTCAGACCGGCAATCTGCCCGGCATCCTTGGTGGCCTGACGCTGCGCGTCATTGAAATAGGCCGGAACGGTGATGACCGCCTCGGTGACCTTGTCGCCCAGGAAGGCTTCGGCGTCCGCCTTGAGTTTTTGTAAAATCATGGCCGAAATTTCCGGCGGGGAATATTCCTTGCCGCCGAGAGCGACTTTGACCTCATTATTAGCGCCCTTGGTGACCTTGTAAGGCTTGCGCTTGGCGTCATCTTCTACCGGAAGTTCACGCCCGGCGGGTTCACCCCAGGTGCGGCCCATGAAACGCTTGATGGAATAGATGGTGTTATCCGGATTCAATACCGCCTGGTTCTTGGCCTGACGACCGACCAGTCGTTCGCCATTCTTGTTGACGGCCACGACCGATGGCACCAGACTGCCGCCTTCGGCTGAAGGGATAACTACCGGTTCGCCGGCTTGAATAACGGCGACCTCTGAATTAGTGGTACCCAGATCAATGCCTACTACTCTACCCATGGTTTGGAATCCTCCTTATTAAGTACGATTTGATTATACAACGGTAAAACGCTTAGTCAATAACAGTGAATCAGCTATTCGGTGATGTCCTCGCAGGCCACTTTGACCTGAGCCTGGCGCAACACCTTGTCCTTGTACATGTAACCGGTGGAAAGTTCATCAACGATGATGCCTTCTTCGCCCGGACAGCGGAGCACAGCTTCGTGAAAGGCCGGGTCAAAAGGCTGGCCGACGGTATTCATCGGGGTAACGCCTTCCTTTTCCAGCAGGGTGCGGAACTTTTTCTCAATTAACTGCATGCCCTGCACCCAGGAATTATCCGCCTGTTCCGGGGGGACGGCGGCCAGGGCACGGGAAAGGTCATCCAGCACCGGCAGGATGGATAGATAGGCCAGGCTCTTGCCGAAGCCGACCGATTCGGTCTTTTCCTGATCAGTGCGGCGCTTGTAATTAATGAAATCCGCCTGAGCACGTTTGAAGTTATTGAGGTTTTCCTCAGCACGGCTTTTTTCCTGTTCCAGCGCGGTATTCAGGTTTTCAAACTCTGCCTGAAGCGATTGCTCGTCGGAGCCTTCCGAATGTCTTTTTGTCATCAGTTTCCCCTTGTGTTAGAAAATTAGCTTGCGACGCCGGGGCTCAGACCTGATTTTCGTCAGCGACGGCACCGGGGTCGCGGCCGTAAAGTTCGGCGACCAGGGCGCTCATTACCAGCGATAGATAACGCACCGCGGCGATGGTTTTTTCATAGTTCATCCGGGTTGGGCCGATTACTCCCAGCATGCCGCGGGCCTCGTCGGCCAGCCCGAAGCTGCCCAGTACCACCGAGTAATCCCTGATGCTTTCCTCCCGGTTTTCCTGGCCGATGAAGACCTTGATATCTTCGTCAAATTCCTCTTCCGCCAGCATCCGGCCCAGGCGGCGTTTCTCCACCAGTTCCATCAGTGACTGGGCACGCTGGCTCTTGGCGAATTCCGGCTGTTCCAGGAGGTAGTTTAAACCTTCCAGGTAGGGTTCTTCGTTACGTTGCTCATCCTCGCCCTGTAACATCCTGACGACCGCTTCACGGACCTTTTTCTCGGTTTCGCTGAGGCAGAGGTTGTGCTGTTCAACCTTGCTCTTGCTCAGGCCATCGTAAGCCTCATTCAATTTACCAGATATAGTGTTGAGCTCAAACTGACTGATGGGGGCGTCAAAACTGACCAACTGCTGGCGTACCCGGGCACCGCGCATGATGAGCACCGCCAGCACCAGGCTTTCCTGCAGTGTGACCAGTTCCAAGTGATGGTATCGGGCGCTGGTCTGTTTGGGCTGGGTAACCACGGCTACATTATGAGCCCGCTGGGAAACCAGTCCGGCCGCCAGTGAAAGCCAGTTTTCCATCTCTTTTTCCACTTGATGGAAGAGATGATTGATCAGCGTTTGTTCCGCAACGGGCAGTCGTACATTTTTAATGCTCTCAACAAAGTAACGGTAGCCTTTATCCGAAGGTATGCTGCCGGCGGAATGATGGGGTTTGACGATATACCCCTCTTCCTCCAGGCGCCCCATCTCATTCCTGACCGTGGCGGAACAGACATCCAGGCCGCATTCGGAGATAACAGCCGAAGACGACACCGGTGCGGCACTGCTCACATACTGGCGGATTATACTGGAGAGTATTGTCTCAGAGCGTTGACTGAGCATAGATTTTATACCTGTTTAGCACTCTAACTGCTTGATTGCTAATGTTGTTAATTTAACACCATTAAGGTGATTTTGTCAAGGTTTGGAGCCGGATTTTACCGGGCGGTGTCTCAATAATGATGGTTTTAATTGGACGGCGGGGGTTATAATGGATGTATGAATAAGGCACAATTACTGATTATTATG from Dehalogenimonas sp. W includes the following:
- the dnaK gene encoding molecular chaperone DnaK: MGRVVGIDLGTTNSEVAVIQAGEPVVIPSAEGGSLVPSVVAVNKNGERLVGRQAKNQAVLNPDNTIYSIKRFMGRTWGEPAGRELPVEDDAKRKPYKVTKGANNEVKVALGGKEYSPPEISAMILQKLKADAEAFLGDKVTEAVITVPAYFNDAQRQATKDAGQIAGLNVLRIVNEPTAAALAYGLDKKKEETVAVYDLGGGTFDISILELGDGTFQVKSTNGDTHLGGDDFDQKIIDWLVAEYKKDQGIDLSKDKTAMQRLKEAAEKSKVELSSVQQTEVNLPFITADASGPKHLNITLTRSKLEQLVADLVEKTIGPSRQALTDAGKTAAQIDEVILVGGQTRMPLVRAKVKEFFGKEPNMSVNPDEVVAIGAAIQAGVIKGDVSDVLLLDVSPLTLGIETLGGVATPLIPRNTTIPTSKSQVFSTAADNQPSVEIHVLQGERPMAADNRTLGRFMLDGILPAPRGLPQVEVTFDIDANGILSVRAQDKGTGKEQKITITSSSGLSKEEVAKMQKDAEAHAAEDTARKELAEAKNQGDTLAYQSEKMLNDNKDKVPEELATEVTGKIEAVKQALQGSDTPALKAAIEELNQSMQKMGNAVYSQQAQQQQPGAEGAEGPAEGGETPKDDGTVEGEFREV
- a CDS encoding glutaminyl-peptide cyclotransferase, which gives rise to MPPPTPRRSIKWLLQLLLAAVIVTTPAACAPNTPPGINQPSVVNYTYRVINTYPHDPGAFTQGLVYDNGILYESTGLFGHSSLRKVDLVTGQVTQTLTLAPGYFSEGLALWQDSLIQLTWQSNTGFVYQRDNFEVTQSFSYVTEGWGLTHDGSRLIMSDGTATLYFLDPKTFTITGSVSVHDAETPVAQLNELEYVNGRIYANVWQTDRIAVIDPTDGRVTGWIDLTGLLTAELKGNNPVDILNGIAYDAAGDRLFVTGKLWPWLFEIELVSVDHPN
- the hcp gene encoding hydroxylamine reductase, with the protein product MSDMFCFQCEQAVGGKGCTKVGACGKSATTAGKQDELTAALVDLALAVGDKTPEVSTDSLVMRGLFATVTNVNFDDSRLDELLAQVRAETRRLGGGQDFDAAGLWQGDADIVSLRSTLLFGLRGMAAYAWHAFVLGKTDAAVTAWLYKGLREMAAEHTVAEWLGLLMEFGLVNLKCMELLDGANTGAFGHPVPTKVSTVIEPGPFIIISGHDLLDLKELLEQTEGRGVNVYTHGEMLPAHAYPGLKKYSNLKGNFGTAWQNQQKEFDAVPGAVVFNTNCLMPPKPSYADRVFTSAVVAYPGLVHLPATDGRIDYTPAIEKALALGGYQESCELTGINGGKELTTGFGRDAVMGVAGAVIDAVKSGAVKHFLLVGGCDGARPGRNYYTELVEKSPADTVILTLACGKYRFNDLDLGTVGGLPRLLDIGQCNDAYSAIKIALALADAFECGVNDLPLSLVLSWYEQKAVCILLTLLALGIKNIRIGPTLPAFISPNVLGVLVEQFGLTPVGTPEADLAAILAK
- a CDS encoding nucleotide exchange factor GrpE — protein: MTKRHSEGSDEQSLQAEFENLNTALEQEKSRAEENLNNFKRAQADFINYKRRTDQEKTESVGFGKSLAYLSILPVLDDLSRALAAVPPEQADNSWVQGMQLIEKKFRTLLEKEGVTPMNTVGQPFDPAFHEAVLRCPGEEGIIVDELSTGYMYKDKVLRQAQVKVACEDITE
- a CDS encoding universal stress protein, with the protein product MFRRILVPLDGSTLAEVALPCAEEMAGRMGSQVILVSVLESGADQYENLFRCYLNSRAADLQTRILDGGGPDVTVTPLLVPEIEEEDLIEEDTPSKDLGHPTSEIIGAAAAHGASIIIMATHGYSGLRRVALSSVADAIVHGCGMPVLLVRPDGEAAKTPSQICRNIVVPLDGSAMAESALRVVEDMAAKMSGQGMTVNLVHVAPERRVATTDEPSQTFLENVVDPAWCKAGDKAELYFEQAAAYLKQSGATLEAAGVTVNHQVRAGKPEEEIAAYTTDTCAAMIVMACHARTGIGRYLMGSTADRILRTVEASVLLLRPEKPQPPGTE
- the hrcA gene encoding heat-inducible transcriptional repressor HrcA, with amino-acid sequence MLSQRSETILSSIIRQYVSSAAPVSSSAVISECGLDVCSATVRNEMGRLEEEGYIVKPHHSAGSIPSDKGYRYFVESIKNVRLPVAEQTLINHLFHQVEKEMENWLSLAAGLVSQRAHNVAVVTQPKQTSARYHHLELVTLQESLVLAVLIMRGARVRQQLVSFDAPISQFELNTISGKLNEAYDGLSKSKVEQHNLCLSETEKKVREAVVRMLQGEDEQRNEEPYLEGLNYLLEQPEFAKSQRAQSLMELVEKRRLGRMLAEEEFDEDIKVFIGQENREESIRDYSVVLGSFGLADEARGMLGVIGPTRMNYEKTIAAVRYLSLVMSALVAELYGRDPGAVADENQV